The nucleotide window GAACGCCTCGCCGCGCAGCTATCGCATCCAGATGCTCGCCGCCGTGACGCTCGCAAAGGCGGGCCAGCCTGACGCCGCGATCCCGCTGCTCGAGCGCGCGCGCGACCTGTTTCCCGAGTACGGCGGCGGTGACAGCCCGTACGCGGGGCTCGCGCAGATCTACATCGGGAAGGGTGACTCGGCGAAGGCGGCGGCCGCGCTCGGGCAGTACGTGCTGCACAACGAGACCGACTACGACGCACACATCGAGCTCGCGCGCCTTCGTGCCGCCGCCGGCGACAAGGCCGGAGCCGCGGACGCGCTGGACCGCTCGATCTACATCAACCCGTTCGACGTGGGCGTGCACGAGCGGCTCGCGGCGCTGTATCAGGAACTCGGCAACAAGACGGGCGCGCTTCGCGAGCGCCGCGCGGTGGTCGCGCTCGCGCCGGCGGACAAGGCGGAGGCATTCTATCAGCTCGCGCTCGCGTACCACGACGCGGGTGACGTG belongs to Vicinamibacterales bacterium and includes:
- a CDS encoding tetratricopeptide repeat protein, translating into MLAAVTLAKAGQPDAAIPLLERARDLFPEYGGGDSPYAGLAQIYIGKGDSAKAAAALGQYVLHNETDYDAHIELARLRAAAGDKAGAADALDRSIYINPFDVGVHERLAALYQELGNKTGALRERRAVVALAPADKAEAFYQLALAYHDAGDVLNARKAVLHSLEEAPNYVRAQELLLRIVDGKP